Part of the Lotus japonicus ecotype B-129 chromosome 6, LjGifu_v1.2 genome, TTCACACGCGACTTCTTCGCCGTCTTCTTGGTGTTGTCCTTGCGGATCACCTTGCTAGGGTACTTCTTGATTCCGGCGACGAGACAGTGGCCATAGGGGCGGTCGCGGGTTCCTTCATCGAAGGTGCGGACGATCACCGCCTTCTTGCCGGCGTAGCGTCCCTGCAGGACGATAACGGCCTTGTTTGGCTTGAGGAATTTCACCATTTTTTGCTGCTTTCTCTGCCTCTCACTCTCTCTGgctgattctgattcagagGAAAGGTTGATGATGAATATATAGGGTTGGGAAATGAAACCCTAGTTATGTGATCTGTGGGTTTGGGTTGAGCATTACAGGCTTGTCATGAAAATGGGcttggtttgttttttttttatttggagaGTGATAGAGtaacatataaaaaaaatcctgacaaaatgaatgaaaatattaaaattattattttactttttttgaaatgtaaaatattgaaattttCTACTATTGATTAGGACAAAAGTTTAAGTCATGGTAATGAAATAATGTTTCATATGACTTAAAGGAACGAACGCTAATTTCTGTCATATGTGCTTGAAGAGCTTAGTTAGAATGAATGGAACTACCTTGAATGTGGTCGGTAAAAGTTCGGAAGATTAGATAAGTTGGTTAGGTTATATTCTTTTTATTGAAAATCTACTGGAGGTGTTGGATCGGTTGTTAAAAAGATCGTGGGCTATCGTGTGTGATTTTGACACCTTGGACTTTGACATCTTTACTTAGAGATTTCCTGCGATAACAACTTATCTTTAGCCACCCAAGCTTGcaaatgtatagcttttgaacTCAAGTTAGCTACAACTCAAATCTTCATGTCAACTTAGTGTTAGCCTTGACGAATGTTAACAGTTATGTCGACCATATGTCAATGCTAGTTAGTTGCCATCCAATTAAGTTACGCTCGACCATCACTCTGACACAAAGTTGATGCTCATTAGTCAATTAGTATTAAATCCGCACAAAAATGCCTTAAAAGGTAATTAAAATTGATGAAATAGATGTCTTTCAAAagttgttaaaaaaattaaaagaatactATTTAGTTGCACCAAGAGAGTAgaaaaaactttaaaaatacACCTAAAGTTTGTAAGTTTGAAACAGAATTACACCAATCTCATAAAAAAGAGTCACCTTAAAACATTTCAGACTTAATTATCACACAGGTTAAAGACTTGCTTATGAAGGATTAGAGGGTTACCTTCAAGCATATCCCTCGAGAGAGAAATAATGCAGCAGATCTGTTGGCAAGGAGGGCATCTCAAGAAGGGTCGTTGCACAGAATTTGGGGGCAGCCCCCTTCTTTCTTAGTTCAAGCATTGTATTTGGATACTAGGAGTACCGCTATATCACACGAGGAGCTTATGCACGAGGAGGCACGAGTGACGTGGATTAGTTAATGAAACCCACTTTTTGGACCATCTCCctcctttctcttctttctttccatAATTTTCCTCTGCAATTTTTGCTGCGTGCTGAAACAAACCCATTGAGGTTGCTCTTCTTTTCACATCCAACCTCAAGTTGTGCCATCGACCCATGCGAACCAAACCTGCAAGCCTGTAGCCCCAGCCCCATCATACCAACCATCGAACCCCAACTCTGCCATCGGGACAACCTCCAACCACCGCGTTCTCCTCCTCTCAGTTCAGATCTGACTCACTCGCGCTGATGTAACCTCCGCCGTGGTTAGTCACTGTACTACCGTAATACACAACCAGAAGTCAGCAGTTAGCCACCGTCGATCCCATAACGTCGTCGTTGAACCCTTCTCCCTCATGACCGAAAACCCCAGCTCCGCATCATACCCTTCTGTGCGCTCGAACCACTCTCTTCCTCTGTGggctctctccctttctctgcAATTAGGACAAAAGTCTGCAATTTGAAGCTCTATTCATTTAAATTTGGTTATTTATTTTGTTCAATGTCGCAGTTCAAATTTGTGTGATGTTGTGAACGGAGGGATGATGCAACATCAAGATTGCccctgttttattttttttataattatttttaagaaaaaatggtCCTCGTGCGTGGTCGTGCGTAGAAGGCTCGTGCCTTTTAGCATTTTCCTAACTCTAAATTGACACTTAAATATTCAACTGCAAGTcgtgtttgaagtttgaagtttGAATCTTACCTACTAAAATTCCACAAAAGTATCCCAATCAAATCCTACAATCATGCTAGTTATAGGGTGGTGGAGACATGCACCTTTGTGGATGCCACACAACACAATCTTATTGGTGGAAAATAATAAGGTACTGTAAATACGCATTATTGTGCGTTTTCTTTATTCATTTCATCTTCTGTTCATTGTGTGCTGATAGGCGTTTGTGGATGCCTAAAGTGCAGCACCAAGTTATTGGTGGAAAATTCAGCATTATGCGtttcctttttcattttcactttCTGTTGATGTAgtt contains:
- the LOC130726026 gene encoding 60S ribosomal protein L27, producing the protein MVKFLKPNKAVIVLQGRYAGKKAVIVRTFDEGTRDRPYGHCLVAGIKKYPSKVIRKDNTKKTAKKSRVKAFVKLVNYQHLMPTRYTLDVDLKDAVSTDVLQAKDKKITALKETKKRLEERFKTGKNRWFFTKLRF